Proteins from one Embleya scabrispora genomic window:
- a CDS encoding WhiB family transcriptional regulator: MGELFQLLVADGESEEEEFGWQERALCAQTDPESFFPEKGGSTREAKKVCLACEVRDECLEYALANDERFGIWGGLSERERRRLKKAAV; the protein is encoded by the coding sequence ATGGGCGAGCTGTTCCAGCTACTGGTCGCCGACGGCGAGAGTGAGGAGGAGGAGTTCGGTTGGCAGGAGCGCGCCCTGTGCGCGCAGACCGACCCCGAGTCCTTCTTTCCGGAGAAGGGCGGCTCGACGCGGGAGGCCAAGAAGGTCTGCCTGGCGTGCGAGGTGCGCGACGAGTGCCTGGAATACGCGCTGGCCAACGACGAACGCTTCGGAATCTGGGGCGGACTGTCCGAACGCGAGCGGCGCCGGCTCAAGAAGGCGGCCGTCTGA
- a CDS encoding glycosyltransferase family 2 protein, with protein MSLFSHQSAYAQAPAFPRHIVTAILVAHDGARWLPRTLTGLLGQERPVQRVVAVDTGSTDASAGLLEDALGRDSVLHTERRTAFGAAVSEALRAAPHLDPASLPYRTDTYDVSDPYGDTDEDRPPRSTEPVEWLWLLHDDSEPAPDALHLLLRAADELPSVAMLGPKVRSWYDRRQLLEVGTTLTGSGRRWTGLERREQDQGQHDAIRGVLSVSSAGLLVRRDVWESLGGFDPRLPLSRDDTDFGWRVNAAGHRVVVVPDAVVQHAEAATRERRPIDVAANRPHRVDRAGAAFTLLANTSGAGWPLLWLRLLFGGLLRSLGYLLGKLPGMALDELLGTVSVLLRPAGFLSARRARARTRTMSDKDLGDLFPSRAATVRHAAEGLIGDLRRSEEPENRSGRHSSAESGPVDEDAESLDTENFVKLRVLMRRPGLSLAVALVLITLFAARDLLSGGSLFGGALLPAPEGASDLWDRYADTWHGVGFGEAASAPPYVGALAAFATLLFGKAGTAVAVLLIGSVPLAGMSAYLCSRRLVSAPGVRVWGASAYALTPVATGAIAGGRIGTAVALVLAPVVARGAAQVLGAGDLKASMRAAWATGLVLAVVAAFTPLLWLATALLALIAVAVSFAGLLGPRPGIGLLLRLGVVLGTPLVLLGPWTLALAGKPALFLSEPGLAGDALAEKGTSPIGLLLLDPGGPGTLPVWLTGALLLAALAALLRDSRRAAVLGAWAVALVGLVLAVVVSHAEVTVEATGAKVPAWPGAAVVVIALGYVTAAMVGAEDARTRVAAGSFGWRQPTAVVLAVVAGLSPLLAAGTWLWKGADGPLERRDPVVVPAFVAEEATGARHPRTLVLTSPEPGNVSYTIVRGSGPALGDAELAPKASTYRRFDAFLGKLIAGGGGADASMLAPYGIEFIQLKPPVGSELTARLDGTPGLARVGATQGATLWRLQYPVGRALIVDPDGKAKALPTTREGVSTRIEAGPQGRILRLAERADSGWQATQGGKKLTARTLDGWAQGFELRPEAGRLELTHSSGGHGIWLLVQGLLVVVVFVMALPARRRGTDDDLPEAAAAPVAAGGAGEGGGRRGRRKAEPAEPVEVAEAVPVAAAADGLDAYGFPRLPEQRADPAEAPVPVEAWQGTPYDGTTTPAYEQYPQQDYGQQYQDYPDYQGYQYDQPAPGAPDGSDAAGSFGWTGQPYQQPQQQPAYDEYGNPLPPQQYDPTAYQDPGTGRPPEPRSGDDPWPPSPQGDRP; from the coding sequence ATGTCACTTTTCAGCCATCAGTCGGCATACGCGCAAGCTCCGGCTTTCCCACGGCACATCGTCACCGCGATCCTCGTCGCCCATGACGGGGCCCGCTGGTTGCCCCGCACACTGACCGGCCTGCTCGGTCAGGAGCGCCCGGTCCAGCGCGTCGTCGCGGTCGACACCGGCAGCACCGACGCCTCGGCGGGTCTGCTGGAGGACGCCCTCGGCCGGGACTCGGTGCTGCACACCGAGCGACGGACCGCGTTCGGTGCCGCCGTGAGCGAGGCCCTGCGCGCCGCGCCGCACCTGGACCCCGCGTCCCTGCCGTACCGCACCGACACGTACGACGTGTCGGATCCGTACGGCGACACCGACGAGGACCGCCCGCCGAGGTCGACCGAACCGGTCGAGTGGCTGTGGCTCCTCCACGACGACAGCGAACCCGCCCCCGACGCCCTGCACCTGCTGCTGCGCGCCGCCGACGAACTGCCCTCGGTGGCCATGCTCGGCCCCAAGGTGCGCAGTTGGTACGACCGCAGGCAACTGCTCGAAGTCGGCACCACGCTCACCGGCAGCGGCCGACGCTGGACCGGTCTGGAGCGCCGCGAGCAGGACCAGGGCCAACACGACGCGATCCGCGGCGTGCTCTCCGTCTCCAGCGCCGGCCTGCTGGTGCGCCGCGACGTGTGGGAGAGCCTGGGCGGCTTCGACCCGCGCCTGCCGCTCTCGCGCGACGACACCGACTTCGGCTGGCGCGTCAACGCCGCCGGGCACCGCGTGGTCGTGGTCCCGGACGCTGTGGTCCAGCACGCCGAGGCGGCCACGCGCGAGCGCCGGCCGATCGACGTCGCCGCGAACCGACCGCACCGCGTGGACCGCGCGGGCGCCGCCTTCACGCTGCTCGCGAACACCTCCGGCGCCGGCTGGCCGCTGCTGTGGCTGCGCCTGCTGTTCGGCGGCCTGCTCCGCAGCCTGGGCTACCTGCTCGGCAAGCTGCCCGGCATGGCGCTGGACGAACTGCTCGGCACCGTCTCGGTGTTGCTCCGCCCCGCCGGCTTCCTGTCCGCGCGGCGGGCCCGGGCCCGCACCCGCACCATGTCCGACAAGGACCTGGGCGACCTGTTCCCCAGCCGCGCGGCCACCGTGCGGCACGCCGCCGAGGGCCTGATCGGCGACCTGCGGCGCAGCGAGGAACCGGAGAACCGGTCCGGCCGGCACAGCAGCGCCGAGTCGGGCCCGGTCGACGAGGACGCCGAGTCGCTCGACACGGAGAACTTCGTCAAGCTGCGCGTGCTGATGCGCCGCCCCGGCCTCTCGCTCGCCGTCGCGCTCGTCCTGATCACCCTGTTCGCCGCCCGTGATCTGCTCTCCGGCGGCAGCCTGTTCGGCGGCGCCCTGCTGCCCGCGCCCGAGGGCGCGTCGGACCTGTGGGACCGCTACGCCGACACGTGGCACGGCGTCGGCTTCGGCGAGGCGGCGAGCGCGCCGCCCTACGTCGGCGCGCTGGCCGCGTTCGCCACGCTGCTGTTCGGCAAGGCCGGCACGGCGGTGGCGGTTCTGCTGATCGGCAGCGTCCCGCTGGCCGGGATGAGCGCCTACCTGTGTTCGCGCCGCCTGGTGTCCGCGCCGGGCGTGCGGGTGTGGGGCGCGTCCGCGTACGCACTGACCCCCGTCGCCACCGGTGCGATCGCCGGCGGCCGGATCGGCACGGCCGTCGCCCTCGTCCTGGCCCCCGTGGTCGCGCGCGGCGCGGCCCAGGTGCTCGGCGCGGGCGACCTCAAGGCGTCCATGCGCGCGGCCTGGGCCACCGGCCTGGTGCTTGCCGTCGTCGCCGCGTTCACCCCGCTGCTCTGGCTCGCCACGGCGCTGCTCGCGCTGATCGCCGTCGCGGTGTCCTTCGCCGGACTGCTCGGCCCGCGTCCCGGCATCGGCCTGCTGCTGCGGCTCGGCGTGGTGCTGGGCACCCCGCTCGTGCTGCTCGGCCCGTGGACCCTGGCCCTCGCGGGCAAGCCGGCGCTGTTCCTGAGCGAGCCCGGCCTGGCCGGCGACGCGCTGGCCGAGAAGGGCACCAGCCCGATCGGCCTGCTGCTGCTCGACCCGGGCGGCCCGGGCACACTGCCGGTCTGGCTCACCGGCGCGCTGCTGCTCGCCGCGCTGGCCGCGCTGTTGCGCGACTCGCGTCGGGCCGCGGTGCTCGGCGCGTGGGCGGTGGCCCTGGTCGGCCTGGTGCTCGCGGTCGTGGTCAGCCACGCCGAGGTCACCGTCGAGGCGACCGGCGCCAAGGTGCCCGCGTGGCCCGGCGCGGCCGTCGTGGTGATCGCGCTCGGCTACGTCACCGCGGCGATGGTCGGCGCCGAGGACGCCCGCACCCGGGTCGCGGCCGGCAGCTTCGGCTGGCGGCAGCCCACCGCGGTGGTGCTGGCCGTGGTCGCCGGCCTCTCCCCGCTCCTGGCCGCCGGGACCTGGCTGTGGAAGGGCGCCGACGGCCCGCTCGAGCGGCGCGACCCGGTCGTGGTGCCCGCGTTCGTGGCCGAGGAGGCCACCGGCGCGCGCCACCCGCGCACCCTCGTGCTGACCTCGCCCGAACCGGGCAACGTCAGCTACACGATCGTGCGCGGCTCGGGTCCGGCGCTCGGCGACGCCGAGCTGGCGCCCAAGGCGTCCACCTACCGGCGATTCGACGCCTTCCTGGGCAAGTTGATCGCCGGCGGCGGTGGCGCGGACGCGAGCATGCTGGCCCCGTACGGCATCGAGTTCATCCAGCTCAAGCCGCCCGTGGGCAGCGAGTTGACCGCCCGGCTCGACGGCACCCCCGGCCTGGCCCGGGTCGGCGCCACCCAGGGCGCCACGCTCTGGCGGCTGCAATACCCGGTCGGGCGGGCGCTGATCGTCGACCCCGACGGCAAGGCCAAGGCCCTGCCGACCACCCGCGAGGGGGTGTCCACCCGGATCGAGGCGGGCCCGCAGGGGCGGATCCTGCGGCTCGCCGAACGCGCCGACTCCGGCTGGCAGGCCACCCAGGGCGGGAAGAAGCTCACCGCCCGCACGCTGGACGGCTGGGCCCAGGGCTTCGAACTGCGCCCCGAGGCCGGCCGGCTCGAACTCACCCACTCCTCGGGCGGACACGGCATCTGGCTGCTCGTACAGGGCCTCCTCGTGGTGGTCGTGTTCGTCATGGCGCTGCCCGCCCGCCGGCGCGGCACCGACGACGACCTGCCCGAGGCCGCCGCGGCGCCGGTCGCGGCGGGCGGCGCGGGCGAGGGCGGCGGGCGGCGCGGCCGGCGCAAGGCCGAGCCGGCCGAGCCGGTGGAGGTGGCGGAGGCGGTGCCGGTCGCGGCGGCCGCCGACGGGCTCGACGCGTACGGATTCCCCCGGTTGCCCGAGCAGCGCGCCGACCCGGCCGAGGCGCCGGTGCCGGTCGAGGCCTGGCAGGGCACGCCCTACGACGGCACCACGACGCCGGCGTACGAGCAGTACCCGCAGCAGGACTACGGGCAGCAGTACCAGGACTATCCGGACTACCAGGGGTACCAGTACGACCAGCCGGCCCCGGGGGCGCCGGACGGCTCGGACGCGGCGGGCTCCTTCGGCTGGACCGGGCAGCCGTACCAGCAGCCGCAACAGCAGCCCGCCTACGACGAGTACGGCAACCCGCTGCCCCCGCAGCAGTACGACCCGACCGCCTACCAGGACCCCGGCACCGGTCGGCCGCCCGAGCCGCGCTCGGGTGACGATCCGTGGCCGCCGTCCCCGCAGGGAGACCGCCCGTGA
- a CDS encoding DUF5719 family protein — MKRTTLSLAAVVALLAVVVGLAVVTRPTESKAAPPPAAPRVTVQQAEVSCPFVRQLPGSSTVVSALAPPAQAGAGGGEANVVELGDRTKVRTKVEAPGRLASVGVDNTDVPPLLGTASGAFAPGFGAGAVTRVPSNAGRGLAGVTCEASTTDRWFVGAATTDNREAYLYLSNSRDTPAVVDVELFGRNGPIESEAGRGMSLAPGASTAILLRTLNPSAIEPGLAVHVIARSGRVGAAIRDQEGAVGTDWLPSTGAPGRNLVITGLPAITGDAGNVQLMLFSPSGESTDVQLSVAGKVNTFKPVEHETTEVKGNKLTVFDLGPVNRGDAGALRLVSGRADIIAGVRVVQGAGTDAEVAFLGATPELTGRAVIAENRTGGAVATTVTLTAPKGPAKVKLTAFGDKGDPVSADVEVPAGTTLQVNAPAPAGATRFALVAEPQAGSQPVHLARTVTETMNKTTAFTVQPFVPGVETVVVPNARQDLSLLVPQR, encoded by the coding sequence GTGAAGCGCACCACCCTCTCCCTGGCCGCCGTCGTCGCGCTGCTGGCCGTCGTCGTCGGCCTGGCGGTCGTGACCCGCCCGACCGAGAGCAAGGCCGCGCCGCCGCCCGCGGCGCCGAGGGTGACGGTGCAACAGGCCGAGGTGTCCTGCCCGTTCGTCCGCCAGCTGCCCGGCAGCTCGACGGTGGTATCCGCACTCGCCCCGCCCGCCCAGGCCGGGGCGGGCGGCGGCGAGGCGAACGTCGTCGAACTCGGCGACCGGACCAAGGTGCGCACCAAGGTCGAGGCTCCGGGCAGGCTCGCGAGCGTCGGCGTGGACAACACCGACGTGCCGCCGCTCCTGGGCACCGCCTCGGGCGCGTTCGCCCCGGGCTTCGGCGCGGGCGCGGTCACCCGCGTGCCGAGCAACGCCGGCCGCGGGCTGGCCGGGGTCACCTGCGAGGCGTCCACCACCGACCGCTGGTTCGTCGGCGCCGCCACGACGGACAACCGGGAGGCGTACCTGTACCTGTCCAACAGCCGGGACACCCCCGCCGTCGTCGACGTGGAACTGTTCGGCCGCAACGGGCCGATCGAGTCCGAGGCCGGTCGCGGCATGTCCCTGGCGCCCGGCGCCTCGACGGCGATCCTGCTGCGCACGCTCAACCCGAGCGCGATCGAGCCCGGCCTGGCGGTGCACGTGATCGCGCGCTCCGGGCGGGTCGGCGCGGCGATCCGCGACCAGGAGGGGGCGGTCGGCACCGACTGGCTGCCCTCGACCGGCGCCCCGGGCCGCAACCTGGTGATCACCGGCCTGCCGGCGATCACCGGCGACGCCGGCAACGTGCAGCTGATGCTGTTCTCGCCGAGCGGGGAGAGCACCGACGTGCAACTGTCCGTCGCGGGCAAGGTGAACACCTTCAAGCCGGTCGAGCACGAGACCACCGAGGTCAAGGGCAACAAGCTGACCGTGTTCGACCTCGGGCCGGTCAACCGCGGCGACGCGGGCGCGCTCCGGCTGGTCTCCGGCCGCGCGGACATCATCGCCGGCGTCCGGGTGGTGCAGGGCGCCGGCACCGACGCGGAGGTGGCGTTCCTGGGCGCCACCCCGGAGCTGACCGGCCGCGCGGTGATCGCGGAGAACCGCACCGGCGGCGCGGTCGCCACGACCGTCACGCTGACCGCGCCCAAGGGCCCGGCCAAGGTCAAGCTCACCGCGTTCGGCGACAAGGGCGACCCGGTCTCCGCCGACGTCGAGGTGCCCGCCGGCACCACCCTCCAGGTCAACGCCCCGGCCCCGGCCGGCGCCACACGGTTCGCCCTGGTCGCCGAACCGCAGGCCGGCTCGCAGCCGGTGCACCTGGCCCGCACGGTCACCGAGACGATGAACAAGACCACCGCGTTCACGGTGCAGCCCTTCGTACCCGGTGTGGAGACCGTGGTGGTGCCCAACGCCCGCCAGGACCTGTCCCTGCTGGTCCCGCAGCGCTGA
- a CDS encoding metallopeptidase family protein produces MRGPLAPPPVPIALTRAQRFDDLAADVVERLAKRWPQLEEVRFAVLDVPEAETAVNGDEAVALGRLVPATKAVPATIILYRRPLELRAEGRAELEMLVNDVLVEQVADLLGMDPDTIDPDD; encoded by the coding sequence ATGCGCGGCCCGCTCGCCCCGCCCCCCGTGCCGATCGCGCTGACCCGCGCGCAGCGGTTCGACGACCTCGCCGCCGATGTCGTGGAACGGCTCGCCAAGCGCTGGCCGCAATTGGAGGAGGTCCGCTTCGCGGTTCTGGACGTGCCCGAGGCCGAGACGGCGGTGAACGGCGACGAGGCGGTGGCGCTGGGCCGGCTGGTGCCGGCGACCAAGGCCGTGCCCGCCACGATCATCCTGTACCGGCGCCCGCTGGAGCTGCGCGCGGAGGGTCGGGCGGAGCTGGAGATGCTGGTCAACGACGTGCTGGTGGAGCAGGTCGCGGACCTGTTGGGGATGGATCCGGACACCATCGACCCCGACGACTGA
- a CDS encoding DUF3499 domain-containing protein: protein MSPVRRCSRTACGRTAVATLTYVYADSTAVLGPLATYAEPHCYDLCAEHSERLTAPRGWDVVRLAPDPSAGKPSSDDLEALANAVREAARPPQPPQPAPEPPDRDGRPETGRRGHLRVLRSPES, encoded by the coding sequence GTGAGCCCTGTACGTCGCTGTTCGCGGACCGCCTGCGGCCGAACCGCAGTCGCCACGTTGACGTACGTCTACGCCGACTCCACGGCCGTCCTGGGCCCTCTCGCGACCTACGCCGAGCCCCATTGCTACGACCTGTGCGCCGAGCACTCGGAGCGGCTGACCGCGCCGCGCGGCTGGGATGTCGTGCGCCTGGCGCCGGACCCGAGCGCGGGCAAGCCCAGCAGCGACGACCTGGAGGCGCTGGCCAACGCGGTGCGCGAGGCCGCCCGCCCGCCGCAGCCTCCGCAGCCCGCGCCCGAGCCGCCGGACCGCGACGGCCGTCCCGAGACCGGCCGCCGGGGCCATCTGCGCGTTCTGCGCTCACCCGAGAGCTGA